The Streptomyces clavuligerus genome includes a region encoding these proteins:
- a CDS encoding iron chaperone produces the protein MGGTKSGGNGTGKGFTAEERAAMKERAGELRAAARRASREEKEAEAAREVLAKIADMPEPDRSRAERVHAVVTASAPQLAPRLWYGMPAYALNGKVLCFYQGAEKFSTRYATLGFSDEAKLDDGPTWAVAFALTEVNAEVEARIAALVERAVAR, from the coding sequence ATGGGCGGTACCAAGAGCGGCGGGAACGGCACGGGCAAGGGTTTCACGGCCGAGGAGCGGGCCGCGATGAAGGAACGCGCCGGCGAGCTGAGGGCGGCGGCGCGGCGCGCCTCGCGGGAGGAGAAGGAGGCGGAGGCGGCACGGGAGGTGCTCGCGAAGATCGCCGACATGCCGGAGCCGGACCGGAGCAGGGCCGAGCGCGTCCATGCCGTCGTCACGGCGAGCGCTCCGCAGCTCGCGCCGAGACTCTGGTACGGGATGCCCGCCTACGCGCTGAACGGCAAGGTCCTCTGCTTCTACCAGGGCGCGGAGAAGTTCTCCACGCGCTACGCGACCCTCGGCTTCAGCGACGAGGCGAAGCTGGACGACGGCCCGACGTGGGCGGTGGCCTTCGCGCTGACCGAGGTGAACGCCGAGGTGGAGGCGCGGATCGCCGCACTGGTGGAGCGGGCGGTGGCCCGGTGA
- the fabG gene encoding 3-oxoacyl-ACP reductase FabG: MTFTPWEGRSVVVTGGTRGIGRGIAELFARQGAAVLLTGRDGETARGVAGDLARATGGTVAGMGVDLREPEAIEEMAAEAVRLHGGIDVLCANAGVFTGKPLREMTAADVDEMLDVNLRGSILAARACLPAMERAGRGRIVLTSSITGPRTGFAGWSHYGASKAGQLGFVRSAALETAPYGITVNAVLPGNVRTEGLVELGEEYMRGMTASIPLGRLGETSDIAHAVLFLASDEAAFITGQTLVVDGGQTLPESLEALALPRS, encoded by the coding sequence ATGACGTTCACACCCTGGGAAGGCCGGTCCGTCGTCGTGACCGGCGGGACCCGTGGCATCGGACGCGGCATCGCCGAGTTGTTCGCCCGCCAGGGCGCGGCCGTGCTGCTCACCGGCCGGGACGGGGAGACCGCGCGCGGGGTCGCGGGCGATCTCGCGCGCGCGACCGGCGGCACGGTCGCGGGGATGGGCGTGGACCTCCGGGAGCCCGAGGCGATCGAGGAGATGGCGGCCGAGGCCGTACGCCTCCACGGAGGCATCGATGTCCTGTGCGCCAACGCCGGTGTGTTCACGGGCAAGCCGCTGCGGGAGATGACCGCCGCCGACGTGGACGAGATGCTGGACGTCAACCTCCGGGGCAGTATCCTCGCCGCCCGCGCCTGCCTGCCCGCGATGGAGCGCGCCGGGCGCGGCCGGATCGTCCTCACCTCCTCGATCACGGGGCCCCGCACCGGGTTCGCGGGCTGGTCCCACTATGGAGCGAGCAAGGCGGGCCAGTTGGGCTTCGTCCGCAGCGCCGCCCTGGAGACGGCGCCGTACGGCATCACCGTCAACGCCGTCCTGCCCGGCAATGTACGGACCGAGGGCCTGGTCGAACTGGGGGAGGAGTACATGCGGGGCATGACAGCGTCGATCCCGCTCGGGCGGCTGGGCGAGACCTCCGACATCGCGCACGCGGTGCTCTTCCTCGCCTCCGACGAGGCCGCTTTCATCACCGGCCAGACCCTTGTCGTCGACGGGGGCCAGACCCTGCCGGAGTCCCTGGAGGCCCTTGCCCTGCCCCGGTCCTGA
- a CDS encoding flavin-dependent oxidoreductase, which produces MRVTVVGGGIAGLTCALSLHSAGFEPRVREAARSIEAVGVGINLLPHAVRELAELGLADELDTIALPPRRLCYYDRAGGPVWEEPLGRAAGYRWPQYSVHRGTLHLMLLAAVRERLGPDAVRTGLLFQRFEQTQDGVRAHFLDRASGAPVAEDTDVLVGADGIHSVVRSRLHPDEGPSRWNGVHMWRGVARGPRILDGRSIVVAGGTPGAKFVAYPIEDPVAEGGDALLNWVLEVRHPRSDTPLDRSNRPVPAAEAHAGLAGWSLPWIDLATLAERSSAIFEYPMLDRDPLPRWSFGRVTLLGDAAHPMFPMGMNGGSQSVVDARVLAWCLAGESDPVAALRRYDELRRPTVNAVVLANRELGPEAIIARAAEHGGALPAGQAEKISEAYKSLAQATAEQVNGHASWTVPDDATNTTATAAVTLKTAPPGAPAPDATAP; this is translated from the coding sequence ATGAGAGTCACAGTCGTGGGTGGGGGCATAGCCGGGCTGACCTGTGCATTGAGCCTGCACTCCGCCGGTTTCGAGCCACGGGTGCGCGAGGCGGCACGGAGCATCGAAGCGGTCGGGGTGGGGATCAATCTGCTGCCGCACGCGGTGCGGGAGCTGGCCGAACTGGGGCTGGCCGATGAGCTGGACACCATCGCGCTGCCCCCGCGGCGGCTGTGCTACTACGACCGGGCGGGCGGGCCGGTGTGGGAGGAACCGCTCGGGCGCGCGGCGGGCTATCGCTGGCCGCAGTACTCCGTGCACCGGGGCACGCTGCATCTGATGCTGCTGGCGGCGGTGCGGGAGCGCCTGGGGCCGGACGCCGTCCGCACCGGTCTGCTGTTCCAGCGGTTCGAGCAGACGCAGGACGGTGTCCGGGCCCACTTCCTGGACCGGGCGAGCGGCGCGCCCGTCGCCGAGGACACCGATGTGCTGGTCGGCGCCGACGGCATCCACTCCGTGGTCCGGTCCCGGCTCCACCCGGACGAGGGTCCTTCCCGCTGGAACGGCGTCCATATGTGGCGCGGGGTCGCGCGGGGTCCGCGGATACTCGACGGCCGTTCGATCGTGGTCGCGGGCGGCACCCCCGGGGCGAAGTTCGTCGCCTACCCGATCGAGGACCCGGTGGCCGAGGGCGGTGACGCCCTGCTGAACTGGGTGCTGGAGGTGCGGCATCCACGGTCGGACACGCCCCTGGACCGTTCGAACCGGCCGGTCCCGGCGGCGGAGGCCCACGCCGGTCTCGCCGGGTGGAGCCTGCCGTGGATCGACCTGGCGACACTGGCCGAGCGCTCCTCCGCGATCTTCGAGTACCCCATGCTCGACCGCGACCCCCTGCCCCGCTGGAGCTTCGGGCGGGTCACCCTGCTCGGGGACGCGGCGCATCCGATGTTCCCCATGGGCATGAACGGCGGTTCGCAGTCGGTCGTCGACGCCCGGGTGCTGGCCTGGTGTCTTGCCGGGGAGAGCGACCCCGTGGCCGCGCTGCGCCGCTACGACGAGCTGCGGAGGCCGACGGTGAACGCGGTGGTCCTGGCCAACCGGGAGCTGGGCCCCGAGGCGATCATCGCGCGTGCGGCGGAGCACGGCGGGGCGCTGCCCGCCGGACAGGCCGAGAAGATCTCCGAGGCGTACAAGAGCCTGGCCCAGGCGACGGCGGAGCAGGTCAACGGCCATGCGTCCTGGACCGTTCCGGATGACGCCACCAACACCACAGCCACCGCCGCCGTGACCCTGAAAACGGCACCGCCCGGCGCCCCGGCCCCGGATGCCACGGCCCCCTGA